A single window of Acetobacteraceae bacterium DNA harbors:
- a CDS encoding alpha/beta hydrolase codes for METGKMEKPPILLIHGTWCSGESWNDFAKALQKQGFEVHTPTLRHHGIFKAKAEWLENAKKVGTVGLLDYVSDLKKYAEKMAKPPIIIGHSLGGLLAQLLAVRIPNQGLVLLGTAPAAGIFAFYPNQVRAWGPYLWRALAQKPMFPTSFKNWGKFTCNVQCERRRKETYQTLCAESGRAYFEMCLWFLDRKRAAKVDFDKVRSPVLVIGASKDKCTGSGMSLATARKYGDKALFVEIQGSDHMMNIGPYMPETLKIFEGWVKNIGIC; via the coding sequence ATGGAGACAGGTAAAATGGAAAAACCGCCAATTCTTCTTATTCACGGTACTTGGTGTAGCGGGGAAAGCTGGAACGATTTTGCTAAAGCCCTACAAAAGCAGGGTTTCGAAGTTCATACGCCGACTTTACGTCATCATGGGATTTTCAAGGCAAAAGCAGAATGGCTAGAAAATGCCAAAAAAGTTGGAACAGTAGGATTACTGGATTATGTTTCTGATTTGAAAAAATATGCAGAGAAAATGGCGAAGCCGCCTATCATTATCGGCCATTCTCTTGGTGGTTTGCTGGCACAATTATTAGCTGTGCGGATTCCAAATCAAGGACTCGTTTTGCTTGGTACAGCACCAGCCGCAGGAATTTTTGCTTTTTACCCGAATCAGGTTCGGGCTTGGGGGCCTTATCTGTGGCGGGCTTTAGCACAGAAACCGATGTTTCCGACTTCTTTTAAAAATTGGGGAAAATTTACCTGTAATGTCCAATGTGAAAGAAGGAGAAAAGAGACATATCAAACGCTTTGCGCCGAATCAGGTCGAGCTTATTTTGAAATGTGCCTTTGGTTTTTAGATAGAAAACGTGCGGCAAAAGTTGATTTCGATAAAGTTCGCTCACCTGTTTTGGTGATTGGTGCCAGCAAAGATAAATGCACGGGAAGTGGCATGTCCTTAGCAACGGCCCGAAAATATGGCGATAAAGCCCTTTTTGTTGAGATACAGGGATCAGATCATATGATGAATATCGGCCCCTATATGCCAGAAACCCTTAAAATCTTTGAGGGATGGGTTAAAAATATAGGTATTTGCTGA
- a CDS encoding DUF192 domain-containing protein, producing MFFNFKQTVLSIVGVSGLIFAEMACASPRTAQPILPKEGLTITSPTGKAQHFQVEMAVTSEEQEAGEMFRETVPEDGGMLFVWEAPQISHMWMRNTLVPLDMIFVSPLGRVVGIEENTVPHSERDISSSEPVKWTLELAGGSAEKNRIFVGDEVTLDKETQKKAGKAS from the coding sequence ATGTTCTTTAATTTCAAACAAACAGTTCTTTCTATTGTCGGAGTTTCCGGACTTATTTTTGCAGAAATGGCATGCGCTTCGCCTAGAACAGCGCAGCCAATCTTGCCAAAAGAAGGACTGACCATTACTTCCCCGACAGGGAAAGCGCAACATTTTCAAGTTGAAATGGCAGTCACCTCAGAAGAGCAGGAAGCTGGAGAAATGTTTAGGGAGACGGTTCCTGAAGATGGTGGTATGCTGTTCGTTTGGGAAGCGCCTCAGATTTCACATATGTGGATGCGTAATACATTAGTGCCACTTGATATGATTTTTGTGTCCCCTTTAGGACGTGTTGTCGGTATTGAGGAAAATACTGTTCCGCACAGTGAAAGAGATATTAGTTCTTCAGAGCCTGTAAAATGGACGCTCGAATTGGCAGGTGGTTCTGCGGAGAAAAATAGAATTTTTGTTGGTGATGAAGTGACTTTGGATAAAGAAACTCAGAAAAAAGCCGGAAAGGCAAGTTAG